In Streptomyces capitiformicae, one genomic interval encodes:
- a CDS encoding molybdopterin oxidoreductase family protein, with translation MPNSATPTHCPYCALQCGMNLTPGSAGGVAVVERPDFPVNRGALCGKGRTAPAVLSSSVRLTTPLVRKAGVLEPASWDEALDRIAEGLTRTRTEHGPDACGVFGGGGLTNEKAYTLGKFARIVLGTSQIDYNGRFCMSSAAAAGMKAFGLDRGLPFPLEDIPKTGCVVLVGSNLAETMPPALRYLTELKDNGGTLIVIDPRRTRTAEQADLHLAPRPGTDLALALGLLHVIVAEGRTDEEYIRERTSGWEEARAAAMAHWPEYVERITGVSVPELRAAVRMFCEPESAMVLTARGPEQQSKGTDTVGAWINLTLATGRAGRPLSGYGCLTGQGNGQGGREHGQKADQLPGYRKLVDPEARRHVAEVWGVDPDSLPGPGRSAYELLDALGTDIKSLLLMGSNPVVSAPRAAHIEDRIKSLDFLAVCDVVLSETAALADVVLPVTQWAEETGTTTNLEGRVLLRRRAITAPEGVRSDLEVMNELAARLGVEKGFATDPEEVFEELRRASAGGPADYSGITYQRLVEENGVFWPCPAPTQAADPAGEVHPGTPRLFLDRFATEDGRARFAPVSHRAAAEEPDEEYPVLLTTGRVVAQYQSGAQTRRVDELNAAAPGPFVELHPRLAERLGAAEGDPVAVVSRRGRAVAPARITTSIRPDTVFMPFHWPGEGRANTLTNPALDPTSRMPEFKTCAVRVEAVGK, from the coding sequence ATGCCGAACTCCGCGACGCCCACCCACTGCCCGTACTGCGCCCTGCAGTGCGGGATGAACCTCACGCCCGGATCAGCGGGTGGCGTCGCGGTCGTCGAGCGCCCGGACTTCCCGGTGAACCGGGGCGCGTTGTGCGGCAAGGGCCGTACGGCGCCCGCGGTGCTGTCGTCGAGCGTTCGCCTGACCACTCCCCTGGTCAGGAAGGCGGGCGTCCTGGAACCCGCCTCCTGGGACGAGGCACTCGACCGGATCGCCGAGGGACTCACCCGCACGCGTACGGAACATGGCCCGGACGCGTGCGGAGTGTTCGGCGGCGGCGGACTCACCAACGAGAAGGCTTACACACTCGGCAAGTTCGCGCGGATCGTGCTCGGCACCTCGCAGATCGATTACAACGGGCGTTTCTGCATGTCCTCGGCGGCGGCCGCCGGGATGAAGGCGTTCGGGCTGGACCGGGGGCTGCCGTTCCCGCTGGAGGACATCCCGAAGACGGGGTGTGTCGTCCTCGTCGGCTCCAACCTCGCGGAGACCATGCCTCCCGCGCTGCGCTATCTCACCGAACTCAAGGACAACGGCGGCACGTTGATCGTCATCGATCCGCGCCGCACCCGTACGGCCGAACAGGCGGATCTGCATCTGGCGCCGCGCCCCGGCACCGATCTCGCCCTCGCGCTGGGCCTGTTGCATGTGATCGTCGCGGAAGGGCGTACGGACGAGGAGTACATCCGGGAGCGTACGAGCGGCTGGGAGGAGGCGCGGGCCGCGGCGATGGCGCACTGGCCGGAGTACGTGGAGCGGATCACGGGAGTGTCCGTTCCCGAACTCCGTGCGGCCGTACGGATGTTCTGCGAGCCGGAGAGCGCGATGGTGCTCACCGCGCGCGGGCCCGAGCAGCAGTCCAAGGGCACCGACACGGTCGGCGCGTGGATCAACCTGACGCTGGCGACGGGCCGCGCCGGGCGCCCGCTGTCCGGGTACGGCTGCCTCACCGGGCAGGGCAACGGGCAGGGCGGGCGCGAGCACGGGCAGAAGGCCGACCAGTTGCCCGGCTACCGCAAGCTGGTCGACCCCGAGGCGCGGCGGCATGTCGCCGAGGTGTGGGGGGTCGATCCGGACAGCCTGCCGGGGCCGGGGCGCAGCGCGTACGAACTGCTGGACGCGCTGGGTACGGACATCAAGTCCCTGCTGCTGATGGGCTCCAACCCGGTGGTGTCGGCGCCGCGTGCCGCGCACATCGAGGACCGGATCAAGTCGCTGGACTTCCTGGCGGTGTGCGATGTCGTGCTGTCGGAGACGGCGGCCCTCGCGGACGTCGTCCTGCCCGTGACCCAGTGGGCGGAGGAGACGGGCACGACGACCAATCTGGAGGGCCGGGTGCTGCTGCGGCGGCGCGCGATCACCGCTCCCGAGGGCGTCCGCAGCGATCTCGAGGTGATGAACGAACTGGCCGCCCGGCTGGGCGTGGAGAAGGGCTTCGCGACCGATCCCGAGGAGGTCTTCGAGGAACTGCGCCGGGCCAGCGCGGGCGGTCCCGCCGACTACTCGGGGATCACCTATCAGCGGCTCGTGGAGGAGAACGGGGTGTTCTGGCCCTGCCCCGCCCCGACGCAGGCTGCCGACCCGGCCGGAGAGGTCCACCCCGGCACCCCGCGGCTCTTCCTCGACCGGTTCGCCACCGAGGACGGCCGGGCCCGGTTCGCGCCCGTGTCGCACCGGGCGGCGGCCGAGGAGCCGGACGAGGAGTATCCGGTGCTGCTGACCACCGGGCGGGTGGTCGCCCAGTACCAGTCGGGCGCGCAGACCAGGCGGGTCGACGAGCTGAACGCCGCCGCGCCCGGCCCGTTCGTGGAGCTGCATCCCCGGCTGGCCGAGCGGCTCGGGGCGGCGGAGGGCGACCCGGTGGCCGTGGTGTCCCGGCGGGGCCGGGCGGTGGCGCCCGCGCGGATCACCACCAGCATCCGCCCCGACACGGTGTTCATGCCGTTCCACTGGCCGGGCGAGGGCCGGGCCAACACCCTGACGAACCCCGCCCTCGACCCCACCTCCCGCATGCCGGAGTTCAAGACGTGCGCGGTGCGGGTGGAGGCGGTGGGCAAGTGA
- a CDS encoding gamma-glutamylcyclotransferase family protein, with protein sequence MLPFFVYGTLRPGEPNHDLFLRGRSRSEEPATMRGVVLYDGPGYPYAVEEPGGVVVGEVVTARPEAYGELLGALDRLEEYAPGDPANLYERVERPVALGDGSVVRAWVYVAAPAVAARLRARGKLIEGGDWRGR encoded by the coding sequence ATGCTCCCCTTCTTCGTCTACGGCACCCTCCGCCCCGGCGAGCCCAACCACGACCTCTTCCTGCGTGGCCGCTCCCGTTCCGAGGAACCGGCGACGATGCGGGGTGTGGTGCTCTACGACGGGCCCGGGTACCCGTACGCGGTGGAGGAGCCCGGTGGTGTTGTGGTCGGTGAGGTGGTGACCGCTCGTCCCGAGGCGTACGGCGAACTCCTCGGTGCCCTCGACCGGTTGGAGGAGTACGCGCCCGGCGATCCCGCGAACCTCTACGAGCGCGTCGAACGGCCGGTGGCCCTTGGTGACGGCAGCGTCGTACGGGCCTGGGTGTATGTCGCCGCCCCGGCTGTTGCCGCCCGGCTGCGGGCCAGAGGCAAGCTGATTGAGGGTGGGGACTGGCGGGGGCGGTGA
- a CDS encoding SsgA family sporulation/cell division regulator has translation MDTALAQPARARLIASGHQQVSVRSTLRYTAADPYAVHIDFPGGASLDGGSVTWTFARALLEEGLSGPAGIGDVHIWPCGWARTVVELHSPHGLAMIHFETAALRRFLRRSYAVVAAGGEDLAPILDEGLESLLGGV, from the coding sequence ATGGACACCGCCCTCGCGCAGCCCGCCCGTGCCCGCCTCATCGCCTCCGGCCACCAGCAGGTCTCGGTCCGCAGCACGCTGCGCTACACCGCCGCCGACCCCTACGCCGTGCACATCGACTTCCCCGGCGGCGCCTCGCTGGACGGCGGGAGCGTGACGTGGACGTTCGCCCGCGCCCTGTTGGAGGAGGGGCTGAGCGGCCCCGCCGGGATAGGTGACGTCCATATCTGGCCCTGCGGATGGGCCCGCACGGTCGTCGAACTCCACTCCCCGCACGGCCTGGCGATGATCCACTTCGAAACGGCCGCCCTCCGCCGCTTCCTGCGCCGCTCCTACGCCGTCGTCGCGGCTGGCGGCGAGGACTTGGCACCGATCCTCGACGAGGGCCTGGAATCGCTCCTCGGTGGGGTGTGA
- a CDS encoding deoxyguanosinetriphosphate triphosphohydrolase translates to MEGTAPPGYDPSSAERWAYEPDKRPGRTAFQRDRARILHSAALRRLAGKTQVVPPGERSDPAWDATPRTRLTHSLECAQVGRELGAALGCDPDLVEAACLSHDLGHPPFGHNGEVALNEFAEDCGGFEGNAQSLRLLTRIEPKRFTLEGSVGLNLTRATLDAATKYPWPRGGHPTDPASPKFGVYDDDRPVFDWVRKDAPGTRTTFEAQVMDWSDDVAYSVHDVEDGLHAGHITPNLLHAEPERQAVFGVARGRYVPADTDPAELAEALDRLLDQEWWPHGYDGTAVAQARLKDATSQLIGRFCLAAEGATRQTYGTGRLTRYAAELVVPRGARLECAVLKAVADRYVMQRAEQERLRADQRIVVAELAGALTARAPEGLEPQFRALFEEAPDDRARKRVIVDQIASLTDTSARSLHARLTRRG, encoded by the coding sequence ATGGAAGGCACCGCACCCCCCGGCTACGACCCCTCCTCAGCAGAACGTTGGGCCTACGAGCCCGACAAACGCCCAGGCCGCACCGCCTTCCAACGCGACCGTGCCCGCATCCTGCACTCCGCCGCGCTCAGAAGGCTGGCCGGCAAGACCCAGGTCGTCCCGCCAGGCGAGCGCAGCGACCCCGCATGGGACGCCACCCCCCGCACCCGTCTCACCCACTCCCTGGAGTGCGCCCAGGTCGGCCGAGAGCTGGGCGCGGCCCTCGGCTGTGACCCCGACCTCGTCGAAGCCGCCTGCCTCTCCCACGACCTCGGCCACCCCCCGTTCGGCCACAACGGCGAGGTCGCCCTCAACGAATTCGCCGAGGACTGCGGCGGCTTCGAGGGCAACGCCCAGTCCCTGAGGCTCCTCACCCGAATCGAACCCAAACGGTTCACCCTGGAAGGCTCGGTCGGCCTCAACCTCACCCGAGCCACCCTGGACGCCGCCACCAAGTACCCCTGGCCCCGCGGCGGCCACCCCACCGACCCCGCGTCCCCCAAGTTCGGCGTCTACGACGACGACCGCCCCGTCTTCGACTGGGTCCGCAAGGACGCCCCCGGCACCCGTACGACCTTCGAGGCCCAGGTCATGGACTGGTCCGACGACGTGGCGTACTCGGTGCACGACGTCGAGGACGGCCTGCACGCGGGCCACATCACCCCCAACCTGCTGCACGCGGAGCCCGAACGGCAGGCGGTGTTCGGGGTGGCCCGCGGCCGGTACGTGCCCGCCGACACCGACCCCGCCGAACTCGCCGAGGCCCTCGACCGCCTCCTCGACCAGGAGTGGTGGCCGCACGGCTACGACGGAACGGCCGTCGCCCAGGCCCGGTTGAAGGACGCCACCAGCCAGCTCATCGGCCGCTTCTGCCTGGCCGCCGAGGGCGCGACCCGGCAGACGTACGGCACGGGACGCCTCACCCGGTACGCCGCCGAACTGGTCGTCCCGCGCGGGGCCCGGCTGGAGTGCGCGGTCCTCAAGGCCGTCGCCGACCGGTATGTGATGCAGCGCGCCGAGCAGGAGCGGCTCCGCGCCGACCAGCGGATCGTCGTCGCCGAACTGGCCGGGGCGCTCACCGCCCGCGCCCCGGAAGGCCTCGAACCGCAGTTCCGCGCGCTGTTCGAGGAGGCCCCGGACGACCGCGCCCGCAAGCGGGTGATCGTCGACCAGATCGCCTCCCTCACCGACACCTCGGCCCGCTCACTCCACGCGAGACTGACGAGACGCGGCTGA
- a CDS encoding NAD(P)/FAD-dependent oxidoreductase → MVDADQTFVIVGGGLAGAKAAETLRAEGFSGRVILICDERDHPYERPPLSKGYLLGKEERDSVFVHEPSWYARNDIELHLGQTVDAIDRTAKTVRFGDDGTLVHYDKLLLATGAEPRRLDIPGTGLAGVHHLRRLAHAERLKGVLAALGRDNGHIVIAGAGWIGLEVAAAAREYGAEVTVVEPEPTPLHGVLGPELGNLFAELHREHGVRFVFGAKLTEIVGQDGMVLAARTDTGEEHPAHDVLAAIGAAPRVGLAEASGLEIADRAHGGGIVVDARLRTSDPSIYAAGDVVSFPHALFDTRLRVEHWANALNGGPAAARSMLGQDVRYDRVPYFFSDQYDMGMEYSGWAPPGSYDQVVIRGDAGKREFIAFWVREGRVLAGMNVNVWDVTETIQKLIRSRARVDVEALSNPQVALESLLGTS, encoded by the coding sequence GTGGTCGACGCGGATCAGACATTCGTCATCGTCGGAGGTGGTCTCGCCGGCGCGAAGGCGGCGGAGACGCTCCGAGCGGAGGGCTTCAGCGGCCGCGTGATACTGATCTGCGACGAACGCGACCACCCGTACGAGCGCCCGCCGCTCTCCAAGGGCTATCTGCTCGGCAAGGAGGAACGCGACAGCGTCTTCGTCCACGAGCCCTCCTGGTACGCGCGCAACGACATCGAGCTGCACCTCGGCCAGACCGTCGACGCGATCGACCGCACGGCGAAGACCGTCCGCTTCGGCGACGACGGCACCCTCGTCCACTACGACAAGCTGCTGCTCGCGACCGGCGCGGAACCGCGCCGCCTCGACATCCCCGGCACCGGCCTCGCCGGTGTCCACCACCTGCGCCGCCTGGCCCACGCCGAGCGCCTCAAGGGCGTCCTCGCCGCCCTCGGCCGCGACAACGGCCACATCGTCATCGCGGGCGCCGGCTGGATCGGCCTGGAGGTCGCGGCGGCGGCCCGCGAGTACGGGGCGGAAGTGACTGTCGTGGAGCCGGAGCCGACCCCGCTGCACGGCGTGCTCGGCCCCGAGCTCGGCAACCTCTTCGCCGAACTCCACCGCGAGCACGGGGTCCGCTTCGTCTTCGGCGCGAAGCTCACGGAGATCGTCGGCCAGGACGGCATGGTGCTGGCGGCCCGTACGGACACGGGGGAGGAGCACCCGGCGCACGACGTCCTCGCGGCCATCGGCGCGGCTCCGCGGGTCGGCCTCGCGGAGGCCTCCGGCCTGGAGATCGCCGACCGCGCGCACGGCGGCGGCATCGTGGTGGACGCCCGGCTCCGTACGTCCGACCCCTCCATCTACGCGGCCGGTGACGTCGTCTCCTTCCCGCACGCCCTCTTCGACACCCGGCTGCGCGTCGAGCACTGGGCCAACGCGCTCAACGGCGGCCCGGCGGCCGCCCGCTCCATGCTCGGGCAGGACGTCAGATACGACCGTGTGCCGTACTTCTTCTCCGACCAGTACGACATGGGGATGGAGTACTCGGGCTGGGCGCCCCCCGGTTCGTACGACCAAGTGGTGATCCGGGGGGACGCGGGGAAGCGGGAGTTCATCGCGTTCTGGGTGCGGGAGGGGAGGGTGCTGGCCGGGATGAACGTGAATGTGTGGGACGTCACGGAGACGATCCAGAAGCTGATCCGCTCCCGGGCGCGCGTGGATGTCGAGGCGCTCTCGAACCCTCAGGTGGCGTTGGAGAGCCTTCTGGGCACCTCATAG
- a CDS encoding TIGR03943 family putative permease subunit: protein MKRPLQALLLLLSGLGLLHATLLTDLYLRYVKEGMRPVLIASGAVLLVLAAAEAWSCWNPKPESDDTHSDDGGHGHDHSTPPHVAWLLFLPALSLLVYAPPAIGAYTASREAPKVVAVTDQDDFEPLPKTSPLPMTLTDFTKRVQQDREQAIEGREIQLTGYATPDDQSGDGWYLTRTIFSCCAADAQFVKVRVHGTPPPPADTWVTLTGTWHPTGTLGTNSAEAALDVHAIKEVPRPTNGYKDALPLPGS from the coding sequence GTGAAACGTCCCCTCCAAGCACTGCTCCTCCTCCTCAGCGGCCTCGGCCTCCTCCACGCCACCCTCCTCACCGACCTCTACCTCCGCTACGTCAAGGAGGGCATGCGCCCGGTACTGATCGCGTCCGGCGCGGTGCTGCTGGTACTGGCGGCGGCGGAGGCATGGTCGTGCTGGAACCCGAAACCAGAGTCCGACGACACCCACAGCGACGACGGCGGCCACGGCCACGACCACTCCACCCCACCCCACGTGGCGTGGCTCCTCTTCCTCCCCGCCCTGAGCCTCCTCGTCTACGCCCCACCGGCCATCGGCGCGTACACCGCCTCCCGCGAGGCGCCCAAGGTCGTGGCGGTCACGGACCAGGACGACTTCGAGCCGCTCCCCAAGACGTCACCGCTCCCGATGACCCTCACCGACTTCACCAAGCGCGTACAGCAGGACCGCGAACAGGCGATCGAGGGCCGCGAGATCCAGCTGACCGGTTACGCCACCCCCGACGACCAGAGCGGCGACGGCTGGTACCTGACCCGCACGATCTTCAGCTGCTGTGCCGCGGACGCCCAGTTCGTGAAGGTCCGCGTCCACGGCACCCCACCCCCACCCGCCGACACCTGGGTCACCCTCACCGGCACCTGGCACCCCACCGGCACCCTCGGCACCAACTCCGCCGAAGCCGCCCTCGACGTCCACGCCATCAAAGAGGTCCCCCGCCCGACCAACGGCTACAAGGACGCCCTTCCGCTGCCGGGCTCGTGA
- a CDS encoding SanA/YdcF family protein, with translation MLLCVLGLLPATWMFTAADGRLRTTADVPRTDVAMVFGAGLWRGEPSPYLARRLDAAAELYREGRIEVVLVTGDNSREEYDEPDTMRAYLTERGVPDGRIVSDYAGFDTWDSCVRAKKIFGVDRAVLISQGFHIRRAVALCQEAGVESYGVGVQDRHDETWYYGATRELFAAGKASLDALFKPDPRFLGPEEPGVERALAAAR, from the coding sequence ATGTTGCTGTGCGTGCTGGGTCTGCTGCCCGCGACGTGGATGTTCACCGCCGCCGACGGGCGGCTGCGGACGACCGCCGATGTGCCGCGTACCGATGTGGCGATGGTCTTCGGGGCGGGGCTGTGGCGGGGTGAGCCGTCCCCTTATCTCGCGCGGCGGTTGGACGCGGCGGCCGAGCTGTACCGCGAGGGCCGTATAGAGGTGGTGCTGGTCACCGGGGACAACAGTCGCGAGGAGTACGACGAGCCGGACACGATGCGGGCCTATCTCACCGAGCGCGGGGTGCCCGACGGACGGATCGTCAGTGACTACGCGGGCTTCGACACCTGGGACTCCTGCGTCCGGGCCAAGAAGATCTTCGGTGTCGACCGCGCGGTGCTCATCAGCCAGGGGTTCCACATACGCCGGGCGGTCGCGCTGTGCCAGGAGGCGGGCGTCGAGTCGTACGGCGTCGGAGTGCAGGACCGGCACGACGAGACCTGGTACTACGGCGCCACCCGGGAGCTGTTCGCCGCGGGCAAGGCCTCCCTGGACGCCCTGTTCAAGCCGGACCCCCGGTTCCTCGGGCCGGAGGAACCGGGGGTCGAGCGGGCGCTGGCCGCGGCCCGCTGA
- a CDS encoding permease has protein sequence MRKAHRPAGKVGAVAERETVVASAPVAIGVEAEADTDEAPIRDWPRHWPLLLLGAAVVPGVVLYLVGRGTDNPAIDAWRTVCLSITVQALPFLLLGTALSGAINAFVPARVFNSVLPKKPALAVPVAGAAGVVLPGCECASVPVANSLIRRGVNPAAAFAFLLSAPAVNPIVLTATAVAFPDSPAMVLARLLASLVAAAAMGWLWLWLGREEWLKPNPVRHTGHRPGHSRWTEFRLGFQHDFLHAGGFLVVGAMAAATFNVAVPRSLLDTVADSPWLSVLFLAALAILLSVCSEADAFVAASLTGFSPLARLTFMVVGPMVDLKLIALQTGTFGRAFALRFSAATAVVAVLSSVLIGAVLL, from the coding sequence ATGCGGAAGGCGCATCGACCGGCGGGGAAGGTGGGGGCAGTGGCGGAGAGGGAGACGGTCGTCGCGTCGGCCCCTGTGGCGATCGGCGTCGAGGCCGAGGCCGATACCGACGAGGCCCCCATACGCGACTGGCCCCGCCACTGGCCCCTGCTGCTCCTCGGCGCGGCCGTCGTCCCCGGCGTGGTGCTCTACCTCGTCGGCCGGGGGACGGACAACCCCGCCATCGACGCCTGGCGGACGGTCTGCCTCTCCATCACCGTGCAGGCGCTGCCGTTCCTGTTGCTCGGTACGGCCCTGTCCGGCGCCATCAACGCGTTCGTGCCGGCCAGGGTGTTCAACAGCGTGCTGCCGAAGAAGCCCGCGCTGGCCGTACCGGTCGCGGGCGCGGCCGGGGTCGTCCTGCCGGGCTGCGAGTGCGCGTCCGTACCGGTCGCGAACAGCCTGATACGCCGAGGAGTCAACCCGGCCGCCGCCTTCGCGTTCCTCCTCTCGGCCCCGGCCGTCAACCCGATCGTCCTGACCGCGACGGCCGTCGCCTTCCCCGACAGCCCCGCCATGGTGCTGGCCAGGCTGCTCGCCTCGCTCGTCGCGGCCGCCGCGATGGGCTGGCTGTGGCTCTGGCTCGGGCGCGAGGAATGGCTCAAGCCCAACCCCGTACGCCACACCGGGCACCGCCCCGGCCACAGCCGCTGGACGGAGTTCCGGCTCGGCTTCCAGCACGACTTCCTGCACGCGGGCGGCTTCCTCGTCGTCGGCGCCATGGCGGCCGCCACCTTCAACGTGGCGGTCCCGCGCTCCCTCCTCGACACGGTCGCCGACTCGCCCTGGCTGTCGGTACTGTTCCTCGCCGCGCTCGCGATCCTCCTCTCGGTCTGCTCCGAGGCGGACGCGTTCGTCGCCGCCTCCCTGACCGGCTTCTCCCCCCTCGCGCGGCTGACGTTCATGGTCGTCGGCCCGATGGTCGACCTGAAGCTGATCGCCCTCCAGACGGGCACCTTCGGCCGGGCCTTCGCCCTCCGCTTCTCCGCCGCCACCGCCGTCGTCGCCGTCCTGAGCAGCGTCCTGATCGGAGCCGTACTGCTGTGA
- a CDS encoding LLM class flavin-dependent oxidoreductase — protein sequence MRFSINIPNFGDFAYPRNVATVAAAAEQGGWDGLFIWDHVLHRQHQGRPFGDPWMSLTAAALATSRIRLGTLLTPVPRYRPQQLARQVATLDHLSDGRVIFAAGLGGPIEDEYRSFGDAAEPHVLAERLDEGLELLRRFWSGEPVNHRGRHYEVQDVTLLPATVQRPGPPVWIGGFWPRRPPMRRAARWDGAVPLFETARHGHVPDVAEVRDLVGYVRRHRSAEADRPFELVLGGATPPDAAKAKDVIGPLHDAGATWWDERQLQTGPELDRLLPVLRRIEAGPPVV from the coding sequence ATGCGCTTCTCCATCAACATCCCCAATTTCGGTGACTTCGCCTACCCCCGTAACGTTGCGACCGTGGCGGCTGCTGCTGAACAGGGCGGCTGGGACGGGCTCTTCATCTGGGATCACGTACTGCACCGGCAGCATCAAGGGCGTCCCTTCGGAGATCCTTGGATGTCGCTGACCGCGGCTGCGCTGGCGACCTCGCGGATCCGACTGGGCACCTTACTGACGCCGGTTCCCCGTTACCGTCCGCAGCAACTCGCCCGCCAAGTGGCCACCCTGGATCACCTCAGCGACGGCCGGGTGATCTTCGCCGCCGGCCTGGGCGGTCCGATCGAGGACGAATACCGCAGCTTTGGCGACGCCGCCGAGCCGCACGTCCTCGCCGAGCGGCTGGATGAGGGGCTGGAGCTGTTGAGGCGCTTCTGGTCCGGCGAGCCGGTGAACCACCGCGGCCGGCACTACGAGGTTCAGGACGTGACGCTCCTGCCTGCCACTGTGCAGCGGCCTGGTCCGCCGGTGTGGATCGGTGGGTTCTGGCCGCGGCGTCCGCCCATGCGGCGGGCAGCGCGGTGGGACGGCGCGGTGCCGCTGTTCGAGACGGCCCGGCATGGGCATGTGCCGGATGTGGCGGAGGTACGGGATCTCGTCGGCTATGTACGCAGGCACCGTTCGGCCGAGGCCGACCGCCCCTTCGAGCTCGTGCTCGGCGGTGCCACACCCCCGGATGCGGCCAAGGCCAAGGACGTGATCGGTCCGCTGCACGACGCCGGCGCCACCTGGTGGGACGAGCGGCAACTCCAGACGGGCCCCGAACTGGACCGCCTGCTCCCGGTACTGCGCCGCATCGAGGCGGGGCCGCCGGTGGTCTAG
- a CDS encoding sirohydrochlorin chelatase, whose product MLFMKATRRPAPPTPSPAQALVLVAHGSRDPRALETVRALMDRVREQRPGLDVRLGHIELNEPLLPDTLATLGDREAVLVPLLLSRGYHVKRDIPEMAAEAGVRARVAAPLGPHPLLAEALHARLVEAGWRTPMDDATRRTSAVVLAAAGSRDPESKVDTGRTAQLLAERLGVPVVPAYATTAAPTVPDALQALAAAGRPRAAVASYFTAPGRFATESAEAAPWIASAPLGTHRAMASLVLHRYDQALATPEATRERALATA is encoded by the coding sequence ATGTTGTTCATGAAGGCGACCCGACGCCCCGCCCCGCCCACGCCGTCTCCGGCACAGGCCCTGGTCCTGGTGGCGCACGGCAGCCGCGACCCGCGCGCGCTGGAGACCGTACGCGCCCTCATGGACCGCGTCCGCGAACAGCGCCCCGGCCTGGACGTGCGCCTCGGCCACATCGAGCTGAACGAGCCCCTGCTCCCCGACACCCTCGCCACCCTCGGCGACCGCGAGGCCGTCCTGGTCCCCCTCCTCCTCAGCCGCGGCTACCACGTCAAACGGGACATCCCCGAGATGGCGGCGGAAGCAGGCGTACGCGCCCGAGTAGCGGCCCCTCTCGGCCCGCACCCCCTCCTCGCGGAAGCCCTCCACGCCCGCCTCGTCGAGGCCGGCTGGCGCACCCCCATGGACGACGCCACCCGCCGCACCAGCGCCGTCGTACTCGCCGCCGCGGGCTCCCGCGACCCCGAGTCGAAGGTCGACACCGGCCGCACCGCCCAACTCCTCGCCGAGCGCCTGGGCGTGCCCGTGGTCCCGGCCTACGCCACCACCGCCGCTCCCACAGTCCCCGACGCCCTCCAGGCCCTGGCCGCCGCCGGCCGCCCCCGAGCAGCCGTGGCCTCCTACTTCACGGCCCCCGGCCGCTTCGCCACGGAGTCCGCGGAAGCGGCCCCCTGGATAGCGTCGGCCCCCTTGGGTACGCACCGGGCGATGGCGAGCCTGGTCCTGCACCGCTACGACCAGGCACTGGCAACCCCGGAAGCGACGAGGGAACGAGCGCTGGCAACGGCATAG